A single region of the Syntrophotaleaceae bacterium genome encodes:
- a CDS encoding aldehyde ferredoxin oxidoreductase C-terminal domain-containing protein — protein sequence MNKIYRVNMTELSVRQEDVPKKWVGMGGRGLTSTIVSEEVPPLCHPLGPNNKLIFAPGLLSGTMAAQSGRLSAGAKSPLTGTIKESNSGGTGAQQLAKLGIKALIIEGQPPPDHWYRLHITDDGVSIESADDLVGQGNRAVIAAMLERYDQKVGVLTIGPAGEMRMAAANISAKDPTQHIRSHGRGGLGAVMGSKQVKCITIADPGAAKVPISDEEKFRAAAKVFAKALLDHPVSGEGLPTYGTNVLINILNEAGGLPTKNFRYGQCDHHDKISGETMREIIMERKGRPKHGCHTGCIIQCSQVFHDARCNFVTAGFEYETIWGLGANCLIQDLDDIAECDRIMDDIGIDSIETAVLLGVAMEAGVIPWGDGKECQRVLRDEIGKGTPLGRILGNGASMVGKAFGLVRVPVVKDEGIPAYDPRAVKGIGVTYATSTMGADHTAGYSVATNILKVGGFVDPLSKTGQVELSRNLQIATAAVDATGMCIFIAFPMLDIPETFTSLIEMINAQYGIAIDPDDFMEMGKRILKTEHAFNQKAGLTKADDRLPEFFTYEPIPPHNVVWDFTDEELDEFWNF from the coding sequence ATGAACAAGATCTATCGCGTCAACATGACCGAACTCAGCGTCAGGCAAGAGGACGTGCCCAAGAAGTGGGTCGGTATGGGCGGACGCGGCCTGACCTCGACCATCGTCTCCGAAGAGGTTCCTCCCCTCTGCCACCCCCTGGGCCCAAACAATAAACTGATCTTTGCCCCCGGCCTGCTGTCCGGCACCATGGCCGCCCAGTCCGGTCGTCTGTCAGCCGGCGCCAAAAGTCCTCTTACCGGCACCATCAAGGAGAGCAATTCCGGAGGCACCGGTGCCCAGCAACTGGCTAAACTGGGCATCAAGGCCCTGATCATCGAGGGTCAGCCCCCTCCCGACCATTGGTACCGTCTCCATATTACAGACGATGGGGTCTCCATCGAATCGGCCGATGACCTGGTCGGTCAGGGCAACAGGGCGGTCATCGCCGCCATGCTGGAACGGTACGACCAGAAAGTGGGAGTATTGACCATCGGGCCCGCCGGCGAGATGCGGATGGCCGCCGCGAACATCTCGGCCAAGGACCCCACCCAGCACATTCGCAGCCACGGTCGAGGCGGCCTGGGGGCCGTCATGGGTTCGAAGCAGGTCAAATGCATCACCATCGCGGATCCCGGTGCGGCCAAAGTTCCCATTTCCGACGAGGAGAAGTTCCGCGCCGCGGCGAAAGTCTTTGCCAAGGCCCTGCTCGATCACCCCGTCAGCGGGGAGGGGCTGCCGACCTACGGCACCAACGTGCTCATCAACATTCTCAATGAGGCTGGCGGCCTCCCAACCAAAAACTTCCGCTATGGGCAATGCGACCACCACGACAAAATCAGCGGCGAAACCATGCGGGAGATCATTATGGAGCGGAAGGGGCGCCCCAAGCACGGCTGCCATACGGGCTGCATCATCCAGTGCTCCCAGGTCTTCCACGACGCCCGGTGCAATTTCGTTACCGCGGGCTTCGAATACGAAACCATCTGGGGGTTGGGTGCGAACTGCCTGATCCAGGACCTTGACGATATTGCCGAATGTGACCGCATCATGGACGATATCGGCATCGATTCCATCGAGACGGCTGTGCTGCTGGGCGTGGCCATGGAAGCCGGAGTGATCCCTTGGGGGGACGGCAAGGAATGCCAGCGGGTGCTGCGCGACGAAATCGGCAAGGGCACTCCACTGGGTCGCATCCTCGGCAACGGCGCCAGCATGGTCGGCAAGGCTTTCGGCTTGGTACGGGTGCCGGTGGTCAAGGACGAGGGCATTCCCGCCTACGATCCCCGGGCGGTCAAGGGCATCGGCGTCACCTACGCCACCAGCACCATGGGGGCGGATCATACCGCCGGCTACAGCGTCGCCACCAACATCCTCAAGGTCGGTGGCTTCGTCGATCCCCTGAGCAAAACGGGGCAGGTGGAACTCTCCCGCAACCTGCAGATCGCCACAGCCGCCGTCGACGCTACCGGCATGTGCATCTTCATCGCCTTTCCCATGCTGGACATCCCCGAGACTTTTACCTCCCTGATCGAAATGATTAATGCACAATACGGCATTGCCATAGATCCCGATGATTTTATGGAGATGGGTAAGCGCATCCTCAAGACCGAGCATGCCTTCAACCAGAAGGCTGGATTGACCAAGGCCGATGACCGCCTGCCGGAATTCTTCACCTACGAACCGATCCCGCCCCACAATGTGGTCTGGGATTTCACCGATGAAGAACTGGACGAATTCTGGAATTTCTGA
- a CDS encoding lipopolysaccharide kinase InaA family protein, which produces MNSCCQLPLLLAFAVGDVICNVFSPSVWTRLCDKPAAPFVSGDFFGINIASSEDERCDDYVMERLRELNINQVRLAFSYCSFEGPAARFLDKLIENGFSVSLVVLPSSAEAGKMFSNSEAQEQWRKFVAEVLRRYARKVAFFEIGSTPNRKKWSGFRPWSYLRAWEIACEEARPYSVVLAGPNVQDFEPFYNAALLFAMRRTARSPEIHTNNLFVERVVEPEAYDHRVLGRWATGLLKLNLVKKARFLQFLGHRAGCRQTISTCKFWSTKRLQRWSSQPQDKKVDYLVRYLVLAATSGALARVYWGPMICWRDGLIDDRADGYPEVDHATFYHRVRGDIENLSVTPAFFALGYVARRLGGSRCDRAFSSIRGLSHFAFVGPEKEVFHVCWCRDGQAVGLKDIYSADQIARAVFTDACGKTISAPPAVNERPLFIDFPELEKQMFPARLPEMSPSDSGIIYLSLPKLQGIPWRCAAWRGAFNLRPECPNPSFGDALSPEKLPDHTELVVMRDRRNRLWNIAHPSDKERQLTVKLSRPRGLKRLTDRFKPSKGRRHWNAACIMLQRGINTPTPVAFFERPSQSSIRESYYICDYVPDAFSSRHVCHAFSQGQKEYRGLDKQQWFDFLTGFICRMHDAGVLHRDLSVGNLMLKQEEDGRITPFLIDIGRARVQKTPVDSYRRILDLIRICYKLDRRDRELFVASYEKCRGKALPSLWRLAVRYYDFKQGSKKSLKKRFRKQG; this is translated from the coding sequence TTGAACAGTTGTTGTCAGTTACCCCTGCTTCTGGCTTTTGCCGTCGGGGATGTGATTTGTAACGTTTTCTCCCCCTCCGTCTGGACACGCTTGTGTGATAAGCCGGCTGCTCCCTTCGTTTCCGGAGATTTTTTCGGAATCAACATCGCGTCTTCTGAAGATGAACGGTGCGACGACTACGTCATGGAGCGCCTGCGGGAATTGAACATCAACCAGGTTCGTCTGGCCTTCAGCTATTGCAGCTTTGAAGGGCCGGCGGCCAGGTTTCTTGACAAGCTGATTGAAAACGGCTTTTCGGTTTCTCTGGTGGTGCTGCCATCCTCGGCCGAAGCAGGGAAAATGTTCTCCAATTCCGAGGCGCAGGAGCAGTGGCGCAAATTTGTCGCCGAGGTGCTTCGTCGCTACGCACGGAAGGTGGCGTTTTTCGAAATCGGCAGTACGCCCAACCGCAAAAAATGGTCCGGGTTCCGGCCCTGGAGCTATCTGCGGGCCTGGGAAATCGCCTGCGAGGAGGCCAGACCCTATTCCGTTGTCCTGGCCGGCCCCAATGTTCAGGACTTCGAGCCTTTTTACAACGCGGCTCTGCTTTTCGCCATGCGTCGTACGGCCCGCAGCCCCGAAATTCATACCAACAATCTCTTCGTTGAGAGGGTTGTCGAACCGGAGGCGTATGATCACCGTGTACTGGGGAGGTGGGCGACCGGACTGCTCAAGCTCAATCTGGTCAAAAAAGCCCGTTTTCTGCAGTTCCTCGGACATCGGGCAGGTTGCCGACAGACAATCTCGACCTGCAAGTTCTGGTCGACCAAGCGCCTCCAGAGATGGTCTTCACAACCGCAGGACAAGAAAGTGGATTATCTGGTGCGCTACCTGGTGCTGGCGGCGACCAGCGGGGCTCTTGCCAGGGTGTACTGGGGGCCGATGATCTGCTGGCGCGACGGGTTGATCGATGACCGGGCCGACGGTTATCCCGAAGTCGATCATGCGACATTTTACCACCGGGTGCGCGGCGACATCGAAAACCTTTCCGTCACGCCCGCTTTTTTCGCCCTGGGCTACGTGGCGCGCAGGCTGGGCGGGTCGAGGTGCGACCGGGCCTTCAGCAGTATTCGGGGGCTTAGCCATTTTGCCTTTGTCGGACCGGAAAAAGAGGTGTTCCATGTCTGCTGGTGTCGGGACGGCCAGGCGGTTGGTCTGAAAGACATTTACAGCGCAGACCAGATTGCCAGAGCTGTTTTCACCGACGCCTGTGGAAAAACGATTTCTGCTCCTCCCGCTGTGAACGAACGCCCCCTGTTCATCGATTTTCCCGAACTTGAGAAACAGATGTTTCCGGCGCGGCTGCCGGAAATGAGCCCCTCCGATTCCGGGATCATCTACCTGAGCCTGCCGAAGCTGCAGGGGATTCCCTGGCGCTGCGCCGCCTGGCGCGGCGCCTTTAACCTCAGGCCGGAATGCCCGAATCCCTCCTTTGGAGACGCGTTGAGCCCCGAAAAACTGCCGGACCACACCGAGCTTGTGGTGATGCGGGACCGGCGCAACCGGTTGTGGAATATCGCTCATCCCTCTGACAAGGAGCGGCAGTTGACCGTCAAGCTCAGCCGCCCCCGGGGTCTCAAGCGGCTGACGGACAGGTTCAAGCCCAGCAAGGGCCGACGCCACTGGAATGCCGCCTGCATCATGCTGCAGCGGGGCATCAACACGCCAACTCCCGTCGCATTCTTTGAGCGCCCTTCTCAGAGCAGCATCCGGGAAAGCTACTACATCTGTGACTATGTTCCGGACGCTTTTTCCTCCCGCCACGTCTGCCACGCCTTCAGTCAGGGGCAAAAAGAATACCGGGGGCTGGACAAGCAGCAGTGGTTCGATTTCCTGACCGGGTTCATCTGCAGAATGCACGATGCCGGAGTCCTGCACCGGGACCTTTCTGTCGGCAACCTCATGCTCAAGCAGGAAGAAGATGGCCGGATAACGCCCTTCCTGATCGATATCGGGCGGGCCAGGGTGCAGAAGACTCCGGTGGACAGCTACCGCAGAATCCTCGATCTGATCCGCATCTGCTACAAGCTGGACCGGAGGGACCGAGAGCTGTTCGTGGCTTCCTACGAAAAGTGCAGGGGAAAGGCGCTTCCCTCCCTCTGGCGGCTGGCGGTGCGCTATTACGACTTCAAACAGGGATCGAAAAAATCCCTGAAGAAGAGATTCAGGAAACAGGGCTGA
- a CDS encoding PA2779 family protein, whose amino-acid sequence MRSNKPWILHNRICWTVLLAFTFLAMLPVNSSASLAESRLSNGETISLRAGQIEKIRQALEQEVVAQRLADYGLTPEEVSAKLPTMSDEQLHQLAGLSDTLAEGGILGLVIGVLLVILLVVVILKVADKQIIIR is encoded by the coding sequence ATGCGATCAAACAAACCCTGGATTCTGCACAACCGTATCTGCTGGACCGTGCTGCTGGCTTTCACCTTTCTGGCCATGCTGCCCGTCAACAGCTCCGCCTCCCTGGCGGAAAGCCGTCTCTCCAATGGGGAAACCATTTCCCTGCGTGCCGGGCAGATCGAAAAGATTCGGCAGGCCCTGGAGCAGGAGGTCGTGGCCCAGAGGCTTGCCGATTACGGTCTGACCCCGGAGGAGGTCTCCGCGAAGCTGCCGACTATGAGCGATGAACAGCTCCACCAGCTGGCAGGATTGTCCGATACGTTGGCCGAGGGGGGAATCCTGGGTCTGGTCATCGGGGTGCTGCTGGTCATCCTTCTGGTCGTGGTGATCCTCAAGGTTGCGGATAAGCAGATCATCATCCGATGA
- a CDS encoding cysteine peptidase family C39 domain-containing protein yields MRHLFPWLLLLILTSGCGPFQALNRQGGRTDFHQIEVPFYRQAGPYDCGPAALASLLAHGGRPLPAETIAPEVVTPALRGSLLPDLENFARRQGFATRSGRGDLDLLRQTILQGRPLIIPLEMGVKPVSYPHYIVVFGFDDDEGFLVHAGEKKSVFISSAELDRRWAAMNRLFLYLENSQP; encoded by the coding sequence ATGAGACATCTTTTCCCCTGGCTGCTTCTGCTGATCCTCACCAGCGGGTGCGGACCTTTTCAAGCCCTGAATCGGCAGGGCGGCCGGACAGATTTCCACCAGATTGAAGTTCCCTTTTACCGGCAGGCGGGTCCCTACGATTGCGGACCCGCCGCTCTTGCCTCCCTGCTGGCCCATGGCGGGCGCCCTCTGCCGGCTGAAACCATCGCCCCCGAGGTGGTCACTCCGGCACTCAGGGGCAGTCTTCTCCCCGATCTGGAAAATTTCGCCCGGCGGCAGGGTTTTGCCACCCGCTCGGGTCGAGGGGATCTGGACCTCCTGAGGCAGACGATCCTGCAGGGCAGACCGCTGATCATCCCCCTGGAGATGGGCGTTAAGCCGGTTTCCTATCCTCACTACATCGTGGTCTTCGGCTTCGACGATGACGAGGGCTTTCTGGTGCATGCGGGGGAAAAAAAATCGGTCTTCATCTCCTCTGCAGAACTCGACCGACGGTGGGCGGCCATGAATCGTCTGTTTTTGTACCTGGAGAATTCCCAACCATGA
- a CDS encoding tetratricopeptide repeat protein: protein MNLRFLLCLLILFSTGCSMPRVIVLNDPLDSRQHNDLGAAYEARGESDLALREYRQAARLDKTWDLPLINQGNVLAGLEDWKGAEDSYRDALDRNPENAEAMNNLAWVLLQQGRRDEARTLAEQAIDACPDNPAFRDTLNRTIQDPP from the coding sequence ATGAATTTGCGGTTTCTGCTCTGTCTCCTCATTCTGTTTTCGACCGGGTGCAGCATGCCGCGCGTGATCGTGCTCAACGACCCTCTCGATTCACGCCAGCATAACGATCTGGGAGCGGCTTACGAAGCAAGGGGGGAATCCGATTTGGCCTTGCGGGAATACCGGCAGGCCGCCCGCCTCGACAAGACGTGGGATCTGCCGCTCATCAACCAGGGCAACGTACTGGCCGGACTGGAGGATTGGAAGGGCGCCGAGGACAGCTACCGGGACGCTCTGGACCGCAACCCCGAAAATGCGGAGGCGATGAACAACCTGGCCTGGGTCCTGCTCCAACAGGGGCGACGGGACGAGGCCCGGACCCTTGCCGAGCAGGCAATCGATGCTTGTCCCGACAATCCCGCGTTCCGGGATACTCTGAACCGGACAATTCAGGATCCTCCCTGA
- a CDS encoding NUDIX hydrolase yields MAENNDPKPWKLLRTEKGPELPVFKVRYDWVENPRNAAPLKAVVLDFPDWVSVAAITTDNRIVVVRQFRFGVSHVTTELPAGLVHSGESHQQAARRELREETGFTSSDWVYLGWVEPNPAFQNNRLHQWLARDARLTHPAELDEGEDVQVACLSLQEIDQDIRSGRMRHSLALLSLSRVVPLWDGSSQEKTFFPVPLILDREDA; encoded by the coding sequence ATGGCCGAAAACAATGATCCCAAACCCTGGAAACTGCTGCGTACGGAAAAGGGGCCGGAACTGCCTGTTTTCAAGGTGCGCTATGACTGGGTGGAAAACCCCCGCAATGCCGCCCCCCTCAAGGCGGTCGTCCTCGATTTTCCGGACTGGGTGAGCGTCGCCGCCATCACCACGGACAACCGCATCGTCGTGGTACGCCAGTTCCGGTTCGGGGTGTCCCACGTCACCACCGAACTGCCCGCCGGTCTGGTGCATTCAGGTGAATCCCATCAGCAGGCCGCCCGCCGGGAGTTGCGGGAAGAGACCGGTTTTACGTCCTCCGATTGGGTCTATCTTGGCTGGGTCGAGCCGAATCCCGCTTTTCAGAACAACCGGTTGCACCAGTGGCTGGCCCGGGATGCCCGCCTGACCCATCCTGCCGAGCTGGACGAAGGTGAGGACGTGCAGGTCGCCTGTCTGTCCCTGCAGGAGATCGATCAGGACATCAGGTCCGGCCGGATGCGGCATTCCCTCGCCCTGCTGTCCCTCTCCCGGGTCGTTCCTCTCTGGGACGGGTCCTCCCAGGAAAAGACATTTTTCCCGGTGCCGCTGATCCTGGACAGGGAAGACGCCTGA
- a CDS encoding FprA family A-type flavoprotein, protein MHASEVTDGIFCLSANIGSNILFEGIWPLPEGASMNSYVVKGRDVALIDGVSETSGNPEALFSQLDRLGVKIEEISYVVINHTEPDHSGWLKAFLKLNPKAEVLITAKGLELAKAFFGMDLPCRVIKSGDSVDLGNGKQLVFEEIPNVHWPDTMAAYEPATGTLFCCDAFGSFGAVEEGALYDDQLDEQQLQAYEEEALRYYANIVARFSSSVVRAIEKVRKLDVRIVAPGHGPVWRKDPERIIRLYEKLAAYAQGPAKAQVTLLWSSMYGNTAKVVEPLVQGLVDEGVAVVVHQVPQSHVSNVLAATWESTGVVLAMPTYEYKMFPPMATVIDELGRKTVKGKLALRVGSFGWSGGAQKELEEITERQKMSWTFLEPVEFQGNPSEETLQLIRQRAGELARQVKEKAL, encoded by the coding sequence ATGCATGCAAGTGAAGTGACTGATGGAATTTTCTGCCTTTCCGCCAATATCGGATCGAATATCCTTTTTGAAGGGATCTGGCCGCTTCCGGAGGGAGCCTCGATGAACAGCTATGTTGTCAAGGGGCGCGACGTGGCCCTGATCGACGGTGTTTCCGAGACGAGCGGCAATCCCGAAGCACTGTTTTCCCAACTCGACCGTCTCGGCGTAAAGATCGAGGAAATAAGCTACGTCGTGATCAATCATACCGAGCCGGACCATTCCGGCTGGCTCAAGGCGTTTTTGAAACTCAACCCTAAGGCCGAAGTCCTCATCACGGCCAAGGGGCTGGAACTGGCCAAGGCCTTTTTCGGGATGGATCTGCCCTGCCGGGTCATCAAATCGGGAGACAGTGTCGACCTGGGCAACGGAAAGCAGCTGGTCTTCGAGGAGATTCCCAACGTCCACTGGCCCGATACCATGGCCGCCTATGAACCTGCCACCGGCACTCTTTTCTGCTGCGACGCCTTCGGCTCCTTCGGCGCCGTGGAAGAGGGGGCCCTCTACGACGACCAGCTCGATGAGCAGCAGTTGCAAGCTTACGAAGAGGAGGCGCTGCGGTACTACGCCAATATCGTCGCCCGCTTTTCCTCCTCGGTGGTCCGGGCCATCGAAAAGGTCAGGAAGCTCGATGTGCGTATTGTCGCCCCCGGTCACGGCCCGGTCTGGCGCAAAGATCCCGAACGTATCATCCGCCTCTACGAGAAGCTTGCCGCCTATGCCCAGGGACCGGCCAAGGCCCAGGTGACCCTGCTCTGGAGCAGCATGTACGGCAACACGGCCAAGGTGGTCGAGCCCCTGGTACAGGGGCTGGTGGACGAGGGGGTCGCGGTGGTGGTTCACCAGGTGCCTCAGAGTCATGTCAGCAACGTCCTGGCCGCTACCTGGGAATCGACCGGAGTGGTGCTGGCGATGCCGACTTATGAATATAAAATGTTTCCACCCATGGCGACCGTGATCGATGAACTGGGCCGCAAGACGGTGAAAGGCAAGCTCGCCCTGCGGGTGGGCAGTTTCGGCTGGTCGGGTGGCGCCCAGAAGGAACTGGAAGAGATCACCGAACGGCAGAAGATGTCATGGACCTTTTTGGAGCCGGTGGAGTTTCAGGGCAACCCGTCCGAGGAAACTCTGCAGCTGATTCGGCAACGGGCCGGAGAGCTGGCCCGCCAGGTTAAGGAGAAAGCGCTGTAA
- a CDS encoding alpha/beta hydrolase — MALLRTMFIILSLPLLAANVQGFEGMDRRFIFFPDRTLHATPAAAGLTYEEVRFPASDGVSLHGWYLPGDSGKPLVLFAHGNAGNLSHRIDNLAGFHRLGLPVFIFDYRGYGRSEGRPSEKGTYADMRGALAWLKKQGWKTEQMIYFGRSLGAAVALNLALEEPPAGLVMESAFTSVAEMGWHLQPMTYALLGWWAISSRYDNLAKIGGLRSPLLLFHGEDDTIVPPEMARQLLEKAPSPKSLYLIPGADHNDPYYIDDSDYWRQWQEFIKSLVPGPGSKD, encoded by the coding sequence ATGGCCCTCCTGCGGACAATGTTCATCATCCTCTCTCTGCCCCTGCTTGCCGCGAACGTTCAAGGGTTTGAAGGCATGGACAGACGCTTTATCTTCTTCCCGGATCGAACTCTGCATGCCACCCCCGCCGCGGCCGGGCTGACCTATGAAGAGGTCCGGTTCCCGGCCTCCGACGGCGTGTCTCTGCACGGCTGGTACCTGCCCGGCGATAGCGGTAAACCGCTGGTGCTCTTTGCCCACGGCAATGCCGGCAATCTGTCCCACCGCATCGACAACCTGGCCGGCTTTCACCGTCTGGGTCTGCCGGTGTTCATTTTCGATTATCGCGGCTATGGTCGAAGTGAAGGCCGCCCTTCGGAGAAAGGCACCTATGCGGATATGCGCGGTGCTCTCGCCTGGCTGAAAAAACAGGGATGGAAAACGGAGCAAATGATCTATTTCGGCCGCTCCCTGGGAGCGGCGGTGGCCCTGAATCTGGCCCTGGAGGAACCCCCGGCCGGCCTGGTGATGGAATCGGCCTTTACCTCCGTCGCCGAAATGGGATGGCATCTACAGCCCATGACCTATGCCCTGCTCGGATGGTGGGCCATTTCCTCCCGCTACGACAACCTGGCCAAGATCGGCGGCCTGCGTTCTCCGCTGCTGCTGTTCCACGGGGAGGACGATACCATCGTCCCCCCCGAAATGGCCCGCCAGCTGTTGGAAAAAGCGCCTTCACCCAAGTCCCTCTACCTCATCCCCGGCGCCGACCACAACGATCCCTATTATATCGACGACAGTGATTACTGGCGGCAATGGCAGGAGTTTATAAAATCCCTGGTCCCGGGTCCCGGGTCCAAAGACTAG
- a CDS encoding ClcB-like voltage-gated chloride channel protein encodes MLKRQVQKFLDWFRRWWAAPRIWKFLSLRIRLASTYQTLDRYQVLFWAGLVGIVGGLSSVLFREMLDLMALAITGREGGIVEMYSQLSPWRRLVTPMLGGIAAGGILYFGVKVKSRQESSTDFMEAVVLGSGNLSFRSSMVKIGSAMFSIASGGSIGREGPMVQLSSMLASLIGRTRRWTVAQRRLILACGASAGIASAYNAPIGGALFVAEIVVGSIAMETFGPLVFASVLATQVVRFLAGEEPLYGIPYFRLDSGFELFYYLVLGLLAGLAAPWFLRALRGSEKLFRQTRLPVYLRLGLGGLVVGLLALWYPQVCGNGFSVVTGILHEEWVWTSLAVLLLLKVAATCASFGSGAVGGVFTPTLFVGASIGYLFGHLCQILGLDFVPAPGAFALTGMGMMLAATTHAPLMAIIIIFEMTLDYQLILPLMLGCVLAHFTAQSIESRSIYSASLIRKGEALSRRQLALLRVGGLMKANPASVKPNAPFREIARYFIMQTYRFLYVVDEDGVYIGAVSLQDIKEYLGSTSLAHLVIAKDLLTAGPPVVRFSASLEEALEKFREYPGERLPVVADGPKPLLLGSLTKTDLLLALAERAPTEKEGLVEAGRG; translated from the coding sequence ATGTTGAAACGGCAAGTCCAAAAATTCCTCGACTGGTTTCGGCGCTGGTGGGCCGCCCCCAGGATCTGGAAGTTCCTGTCCCTCAGAATCCGTCTGGCCTCCACCTATCAGACTCTGGACCGGTACCAGGTGCTGTTTTGGGCGGGGCTCGTCGGAATTGTCGGCGGGCTGTCCTCGGTGCTGTTTCGGGAGATGCTGGACCTTATGGCTCTGGCCATTACCGGCCGCGAGGGGGGGATCGTGGAGATGTATTCCCAACTGTCTCCCTGGCGGCGGCTGGTGACACCCATGCTGGGCGGCATCGCCGCGGGCGGCATCCTCTATTTCGGCGTCAAGGTAAAATCCCGCCAGGAGAGTTCCACCGACTTCATGGAAGCGGTGGTTCTCGGCAGCGGCAACCTCTCCTTCCGGTCCAGCATGGTCAAGATCGGTTCGGCCATGTTTTCAATTGCTTCGGGGGGATCCATCGGCCGGGAAGGGCCCATGGTGCAGCTGTCTTCGATGCTGGCCTCCCTGATCGGCCGGACCCGCCGCTGGACCGTGGCGCAGCGACGGCTGATTCTGGCCTGTGGCGCCTCCGCGGGCATCGCTTCCGCATACAATGCTCCTATCGGAGGAGCCCTTTTCGTGGCCGAAATTGTTGTCGGCTCCATCGCCATGGAAACCTTCGGTCCACTGGTTTTCGCCTCCGTCCTGGCCACCCAGGTGGTGCGATTTCTGGCCGGTGAAGAACCCCTTTACGGTATTCCGTATTTCCGGCTGGATTCCGGTTTCGAACTTTTTTACTACCTGGTGCTCGGACTGCTGGCCGGTCTCGCCGCGCCCTGGTTTCTGCGCGCATTGAGAGGCAGTGAAAAACTTTTTCGCCAGACACGGCTGCCGGTCTATCTGCGGCTTGGGCTGGGAGGGCTGGTGGTCGGTCTTCTCGCCCTCTGGTATCCGCAGGTCTGCGGCAACGGCTTCAGTGTGGTGACGGGCATCCTGCATGAAGAGTGGGTCTGGACGAGTCTGGCGGTTCTGCTGCTGCTGAAGGTGGCGGCCACCTGTGCCAGTTTCGGTTCCGGAGCGGTCGGGGGGGTATTTACTCCCACCCTGTTTGTGGGAGCCAGTATCGGGTACCTGTTTGGACACCTCTGTCAGATCCTCGGCCTCGACTTTGTTCCGGCTCCCGGGGCTTTCGCCTTGACCGGAATGGGGATGATGCTGGCGGCCACCACCCATGCGCCGCTGATGGCGATCATCATCATTTTCGAAATGACCCTCGACTACCAGCTGATCCTGCCCTTGATGCTCGGATGCGTCCTGGCCCATTTTACCGCCCAAAGTATTGAAAGCAGATCCATCTACAGCGCCTCACTCATCCGCAAGGGAGAAGCCTTGTCGAGACGGCAGCTGGCTCTGCTGCGTGTCGGAGGTCTGATGAAAGCGAATCCGGCCTCTGTAAAGCCGAATGCCCCCTTCAGGGAGATCGCCCGGTATTTCATCATGCAGACCTACCGCTTTCTCTATGTGGTTGATGAGGACGGGGTCTATATCGGTGCCGTCAGCCTTCAGGACATCAAGGAATATCTCGGCTCCACCTCCCTGGCCCATCTGGTCATCGCCAAGGACCTGCTGACCGCCGGCCCGCCGGTGGTTCGTTTTTCCGCTTCTCTCGAAGAGGCCCTGGAGAAATTCAGAGAATATCCCGGGGAACGGCTGCCGGTGGTGGCGGATGGCCCGAAGCCCCTGCTGCTGGGCAGCCTAACCAAGACCGATCTGCTGCTGGCCCTGGCTGAGCGCGCTCCGACCGAGAAGGAAGGGTTGGTCGAGGCGGGGCGGGGATAG